One Candidatus Cloacimonadota bacterium DNA window includes the following coding sequences:
- a CDS encoding proline--tRNA ligase has protein sequence MRFSQAFIPTLKEKPAEAEIQSHTLMIRSGMLRKLGSGIYSYLPIAKKVINYIETIVREELNDKGCQEILMPVLHPRELWEMSGRWAVYGPELMRLTDRHEREFALGPTHEEVITLIAKYDIKSYKKLPINLYQIQTKFRDEIRPRFGVMRSREFIMKDAYSFDKDNAGLQKSYDDMYDAYSRIFARCGLNSVAVEADVGAIGGSSSHEFMVLAETGESEVLHCECGYAATSENAKIAPFEVNDKEKLKELEKVHTPGKKSVEEVSAFLGIRPSHLIKTIVYKADDQFIAVLIRGDREINNIKLANFLQCVNLEFATEAEIENVVKSIAGFVGPVGTKKIKIYADENLKGIKNMVTGADEADYHYKGVNLERDAHIDKWVDLKQAVKGDRCPRCGKEMTSFRGIEVGQIFQLGDKYSKIMDATYDAEDGTPVPYQMGCYGIGITRTMAAAIEQFHDKDGIIWPISISPYDVELINLSPAEEDITSFCDNVYEMLQNEFIDVLYDDRDEKAGFKFKDADLIGIPIHIIVGKKNFENEMVEIKIRKTGDKFSCAFDDIIEKVEQLIDDLYDEIDKNVT, from the coding sequence ATGCGATTCTCTCAGGCGTTTATTCCTACGCTTAAAGAAAAACCCGCAGAAGCAGAAATACAAAGCCATACCCTGATGATACGCAGCGGTATGTTGCGAAAACTCGGATCGGGCATTTATTCCTATCTGCCAATCGCAAAGAAAGTTATCAATTATATCGAGACTATTGTTCGCGAGGAGCTTAATGATAAAGGATGCCAGGAAATCCTCATGCCGGTGCTCCATCCGCGCGAACTCTGGGAAATGTCGGGCAGATGGGCTGTGTATGGTCCTGAACTGATGCGACTGACAGACCGCCATGAACGTGAATTTGCCCTTGGTCCAACGCATGAAGAAGTAATAACTCTTATCGCAAAATATGACATAAAATCATATAAAAAATTACCAATAAATCTTTATCAGATACAGACTAAATTCCGCGATGAGATTAGACCACGATTTGGTGTGATGCGCTCACGGGAATTCATCATGAAGGATGCATATAGTTTTGATAAAGATAATGCAGGGCTTCAGAAGAGTTATGATGACATGTACGATGCCTATTCAAGAATTTTTGCGCGTTGCGGATTGAACAGTGTTGCAGTAGAAGCAGATGTAGGTGCAATCGGTGGCTCATCTTCACATGAATTCATGGTACTTGCAGAAACAGGCGAATCTGAAGTACTACATTGCGAATGCGGCTATGCTGCAACCTCTGAAAATGCTAAGATCGCTCCGTTTGAGGTAAATGACAAAGAGAAACTGAAAGAACTCGAGAAAGTTCACACCCCCGGCAAAAAATCTGTAGAGGAAGTTAGTGCATTTCTTGGTATCCGTCCAAGCCATTTGATCAAGACAATTGTATACAAGGCAGATGATCAATTCATTGCCGTTCTCATTCGAGGAGACCGAGAGATCAACAACATAAAGCTTGCGAACTTCCTGCAATGTGTTAATCTTGAATTTGCTACTGAAGCTGAGATTGAAAATGTAGTTAAATCAATTGCTGGATTTGTGGGACCGGTTGGTACGAAGAAAATTAAGATATATGCTGATGAAAATCTTAAAGGTATAAAAAATATGGTCACCGGTGCTGATGAAGCTGATTATCATTATAAAGGCGTTAACCTGGAACGAGATGCCCACATAGACAAATGGGTTGATTTAAAACAAGCTGTAAAAGGTGATCGTTGTCCAAGATGCGGAAAAGAAATGACCTCTTTCAGAGGTATCGAAGTTGGGCAGATTTTCCAGCTAGGCGATAAGTACAGCAAGATCATGGATGCAACCTATGATGCCGAAGACGGAACTCCTGTTCCTTACCAGATGGGCTGCTACGGTATTGGTATTACCCGCACAATGGCTGCTGCGATCGAGCAGTTCCATGACAAAGATGGCATTATCTGGCCGATCTCGATTTCACCTTATGATGTCGAACTGATCAATCTCTCACCTGCTGAAGAGGATATCACCTCATTTTGTGATAATGTTTATGAGATGCTTCAAAATGAGTTCATCGATGTTCTGTATGACGATAGAGATGAGAAAGCCGGTTTTAAATTCAAAGATGCTGATCTTATTGGAATTCCTATCCATATTATCGTTGGTAAGAAGAATTTCGAGAATGAAATGGTAGAGATCAAAATTCGAAAAACAGGCGATAAATTTTCCTGTGCCTTTGATGATATTATTGAAAAAGTAGAGCAACTCATTGATGACCTCTATGACGAAATAGATAAAAATGTTACATAA